The Thermostichus vulcanus str. 'Rupite' genome segment AACTTCACTTCATCGGGCGCTTCGACAAAGGCTTGCACCGCTGTTGAAAGATCCTGAGTTTCAGCCACTAGCTGCTCATAGTTGGGGAGCACCACCTGATCCACAAAATCAAGAATAATCTGTGGTTCCTGAAAGTGCTGCTCAGGTTTCAGGGTGATGACCGGGATGGAAGGGCCGGATTCCTCACCCCCTTCACCCCCCTCGCCACCCCCTTCTACGGCAATGGGTTGACAGGATTGCTCCGCAACACTGGCACGACCGGAACTGGACTGGGCCAACAGCCGAGGTGCTTCCTGACCCAAGACCTCGCCAACTATCAGAGTGCCTACTGGTGGAGTGCCTACTACCTGGGCATCTCTTTCAGCCTGAGCAACCCCTGCCCCGTTCACCAAAAGACAAAGCCCGATTCCTCTCCAGAGTTTAAGATGCGCCGACATACCCCACGACTCCGATTCAATCTTGATGGAATGCATTGTAGTCCACTTATTGAGAATGATCTTGAATAAAGATTGAGCACTTGCGGAACCATAGCAGTCCTCAGATGGGCTTTCTCCCTCTGTAGTAGCTGCCGACAGGAAATCAGTCGTTTGCGATTGTTGCTCCTTCATAAAAATTAACTATCTCTCTATTGATATTAAGTTGCAAGAAGACTAAGGTAGGGCAAAGCTTATCTATTGAGAGTTACTCTCATTAGTGTTCGCTTGTTTCGAAAAGGATGTGTCCATTGGGCCAGATCCGCTCCTGGGGTAGGAGTTCTGGCCCTTACCTCAAGCTTTGGAGTAGCTGAATATGACGGCAACGATACGGGTGCAGGGTAATGAATCTGACTTAGAGCGGATCCCGTGGTGGGCAGGCAATGCCCGGTTGACAGAGCTTTCTGGCCGGCTATTGGGAGCGCATGTGGCCCATGCTGGGTTGATTGTTCTCTGGGCTGGGGTGATGACCTTAATCGAGTTGGCTAATTTTGATCCCAGCCGACCTATGTACGAGCAAGGGTTGATTCTATTGCCCCATCTTGCCAGTTTGGGGTTGGGAGTGGGATCCGGCGGGGAAGTGCTGGAGACTGACACCTACTTTGCAGTGGGGGTGATGCATCTGATCAGCTCGGCATTCTTAGGTTTCGGGGGGATCTTCCACGCCCTACGCGGACCAGCCGTTTTAGAGACCAAGCTATTCCCTCTGTTCAGTTACGACTGGCAGGACAAAAACAAGATGACCACCATTTTGGGCATCCACTTGGTGTTACTGGGTCTGGGGGCTTGGCTACTGGTGTTGAAAGCGATGGCGTTGGGTGGATTGTTTGACCCGGAAGTGGGAGAAGTGCGCACCATTCTTCCCAATTTAAATCCCTTTGGTCACTTGCTGGGTACGGAAGGGCGGCATTGGATCGCCGGGGTAGACAGCCTGGAGGATGTGGTGGGTGGTCATATCTGGGTTGGGTTGCTCTTGATTGTAGGAGGCATTTGGCACATGGCCACGCAGCCTTTTGGCTGGGCAGAGCGGATCTTTGTTTGGTCTGGAGAGGCCTATCTTTCCTATAGTTTGGGTGCTTTGGCCTTAATGGGGTTCATCGCTGCCTATTTTGTCTCAGTGAATCCGGTGGTGTATCCGGAGGTGTTTTACGGGCCGCTGCTCCAGGTGGGGTTAGATCGCTATCCCTTGTTTGAGCAGGGAGGAGAATTGACTGCGAGAGTATGGTTGGCTAATGCCCATTTTTGGTTGGCTTTCTTCTTTCTTCAAGGACATCTTTTTCATGCACTCAAGGCGCGAGGGTTTAACTTCCGTACAGGCAAGCTGAATGCGACCGCTCAAATAGTTTGAGAGTTTTGTGTGAAGTTTGGAGTAAAGTGTTGAGGTTCGTTTTGCAGTTGTGGAGCAGAAATGATGGCAAAGGTTGGATTGTTTTTTGGTACTCAGACTGGCAATACGGAAACAGCTGCTGAGATGATTCAAAAGGAGCTGGGGGAAGAGAATGTAGATTTGATCGATATCGCGGAAGCCAGCATAGAAGATTTCGACAAATATAATTATCTAATCATCGGTTGTCCCACTTGGAATATTGGGGAACTACAGTCTGATTGGGATGGATTTTTCCCGAATTTGGATGAGATGGATTTCACCGGTAAGACAGTGGCCTATTTTGGGGTTGGGGATCAGTTTGGCTACCCGGATAACTTTCAGGATGCGATGGGAATCTTAGCAGAAAAAATTGCTGAACGTGGCGGGAAAAATGTCGGAGCTTGGCCGATTGATGGCTATGAGTTCAATGAGTCTAGAGGGTTAGTCAATGGTCAGTTTGTAGGGTTGGCACTTGATGAAGACAATCAATCAGAGCTAACGGAAAAGCGGGTGAAAGAATGGACAGCTAAACTCAAACCTATGTTTGGTTTATAAGAGGTTTTCATGGGCTCTAAGATGATGAATTCAATCGTGAACTTGGAAGTCTTGAAGATCAGATCTTTTGATTAACTTTGAGGAGGATCAATGACAACAGTTATGTCTTCTCCACCAGCGGTATCCAGTCCTGGTTGGATTGCTGGCAATGCCCGTTTTGTAGACTTATCCGGGAAATTATTGGGTGCTCATGTGGCCCATGCGGGGTTGATTCTGTTCTGGGCTGGAGGGATGACCCTGTTTGAGTTGGCCCACTGGGATCCCGCTCAACCCATGTACAGCCAGGGGCTGATTCTGTTGCCCCACTTGGCCACGTTGGGGATTGGAGTTGGGGCAGATGGGTTGGTGACGGATCCCTATCCCTTTTTTGTGGTCGGGGTGTTGCACCTGATTGCCTCGGCAGTGCTGGGGGCCGGGGGAGTTTATCACGCCCTGTTAGGGCCGGAGGTGTTGCCGAAAGGGGAGAACTTTGCTGGCTTTTTCGGTTACGACTGGGAAGATGACGACAAGATGACCACCATCATCGGCGTTCACCTGGTTCTCTTAGGGTTAGGGGCTTGGTTACTGGTGGCCAAATCCCTATTTTGGGGAGGTCTATACGATGATTCCCTGGGTCGGGTGCGGGTGATTACGGATCCCACCCTGAATCCGGTTCGCATTTTTGCCTACCTCACACCGCTGCTCGGGGAGCGAGGGATGGCCGGGGTAAGCAACTTAGAAGATGTGGTGGGGGGCCATGTTTATGTGGGTCTGATCTGCATTCTGGGTGGGTTTTGGCACATGGCGACGCGGCCTTTTGCTTGGGCCAAGCGGGTGTTGATCTACTCTGGGGAGGCTTATCTGTCTTATAGCCTAGGAGCTCTAGCCTACATGGGGATCCTCGCGGCCTATTTTGTCAGTGTGAATGAGACGGTCTATCCGGTGGCCTTTTACGGGCCGGTGGGGCTAGGGAGTGATGCAGCCGGTGTAGTGACCAGCAGGACCTGGTTGGCCACAGCCCACTTTGTTCTCGGGATCCTGTTTTTGGCTGGGCATATTTGGCATGCCATTCGTGCTCGGGCAGCAGCAACCGGTTTTGACTTTCAAAAGGGGGGCTGGGTGCGAACGGTGGATCCGCAATTGGGCAACTTCGACACTCCTGTCAATGGCAGCGATTTGACCCTACTCCTGCTGCAGAACTTGCCCATTTACCGCGAAGGGCTGTCGCCAATGGTGCGGGGCTTGGAAGTGGGAATGGCCCATGGTTACTTATTGTTGGGGCCATTTTACAAGCTTGGGCCATTGCGGGATTCGGAGCTGGCTTTGACAGCAGGCACACTGGGGGCAATTGGTTTGGTGTTGATCTTGACTGTCTGTCTGTCAATCTACGGGCAGGTATCTTTTCCCAAATCCCGCCTAGTGGCTGTGGCCAATACTCCTTATGGCTCTGTCAGTTATCCGACACCAGGGATACAGCTGATGGCGGAGTCGGCAGGATCCCCTCAGCCTATTCGTGTCTCTGCCGGATCCGATGAGTTGCCGGAAAATTTGCGCACCCGTGGGGGTTGGAGTCAGTTTGCCGGTGGCTTCTTGGTGGGGGGTGTCGGCGGTGTGCTGTTTGCCTACATGCTCCTGAGCAGTAGCGATGTGCTTGCCCAGGTTATATCAGGGCTTTGAATGGTTTTTGCAACCATAACCTCCCTCATTTTGGGCCAATTTGAAAAGGTAGGATCCCTTCCATGCCCTTGGTTCACCGTGCTCTGCACGAGGGTCATCAACCCCTCCTCTCTACCGAGATCCCGCAACTGCCTCAACGGCTAGTTTCTCTGACCCCAACAGGGTTTGACATTCTGGCAGAACTGGAATTGCCCTCTCTGCTGAGTCCAGGATCGGGATCCTACTTCTTTCCAGATTTTCAGGCAATCGCTCAAGTGAAACCGGATCTGATTCTGGCCTGTGAGTTTCCCCATCGCGCCTGGCTATGGAGGCTACAGCGTTTGGCTCCGGTTTATCTGCTGGCAATAGGGGGGTTGGAGACAGCTTGCCAGAACTTGATAGAGATTGCCCGGCTAACGGGACGAGTTGATCAGGCCCAACGGGCGATTGACCGTTTGTGTGGGGGAATCAAACGCTATTCCATCCAATTGGCACCTTTGCCCAAACCCACGGTTTTGATGATGGGTGGATCTTGGTTGAATGTGTTGACCCGTCGCTTGATTATCGAAACGGAAGCTGGTGCTTTGGGCAGTATTCTCAAGGATTTAGCCTACTATCCCTGGGGAGTTTCAACAGGCTCTGAGCCAGGTATTGGCTTTGCTAGCTTGCGGCATGTTTTACAGGTCAACCCCGACGTCATCTTTGTGCAGAGTTATCCCCTTGGCCCTTGGCGACAAACATCCATAATTCAACAACTGGCTAAGCTGCCTGAATGGCGGCAGTTGCGGGCTGCACAGAGCAATCGAATATTTGAGGTGGATCCCTTTTGGCACCAAGGCAGTGGCACTCGTTCTATTCGCTTAATGTTAAAGCAGGTATTGCCCTTCATTTATCCTGAACAAACCTTTGAAGGATGGATGTAAATTGCCAGAAAAAACCTTCTTAACAAGAAAGATTTTAACCCAATCGAGAAGTCTCTTTCATTAAATCTGTGGACTGTGATATGAGCCTCACTCTAGCATCCAAGAAGTCTTTTGATGCTTTATTTCTAAGCGTTTCCCCACACCTAAAATTATTTGACCAGCCTTTATTGAAGTCACTGGCTAAGTTTTATTCAATCGCACATTGGGAATATGTTCAGACTGAGGATGAACCTAGCAGTTTAGATCCAGCTCTTACCTTGCTGTATGACTATGTCAAAACCTTTGATCATCCGATTCATTTGATGGGTCATGGATTGAGCGGGCTTTTAGCTCTGTTATTTAGCCATCACTACCCCCAGCGGGTAAGATCCTTAACACTTCTGGCAGTAGGTGGACAGCCTGGGATAACTTGGCATGCTCATTATTATGCTCAACGACATCTCTTCCCCTGCAGTCGTGAACAGTTACTTGCTAAAACAGCACAAAGCTTATTAGCCTCTTCT includes the following:
- a CDS encoding chlorophyll a/b binding light-harvesting protein, which codes for MTATIRVQGNESDLERIPWWAGNARLTELSGRLLGAHVAHAGLIVLWAGVMTLIELANFDPSRPMYEQGLILLPHLASLGLGVGSGGEVLETDTYFAVGVMHLISSAFLGFGGIFHALRGPAVLETKLFPLFSYDWQDKNKMTTILGIHLVLLGLGAWLLVLKAMALGGLFDPEVGEVRTILPNLNPFGHLLGTEGRHWIAGVDSLEDVVGGHIWVGLLLIVGGIWHMATQPFGWAERIFVWSGEAYLSYSLGALALMGFIAAYFVSVNPVVYPEVFYGPLLQVGLDRYPLFEQGGELTARVWLANAHFWLAFFFLQGHLFHALKARGFNFRTGKLNATAQIV
- the fldA gene encoding flavodoxin FldA, with product MAKVGLFFGTQTGNTETAAEMIQKELGEENVDLIDIAEASIEDFDKYNYLIIGCPTWNIGELQSDWDGFFPNLDEMDFTGKTVAYFGVGDQFGYPDNFQDAMGILAEKIAERGGKNVGAWPIDGYEFNESRGLVNGQFVGLALDEDNQSELTEKRVKEWTAKLKPMFGL
- a CDS encoding chlorophyll a/b binding light-harvesting protein, producing the protein MTTVMSSPPAVSSPGWIAGNARFVDLSGKLLGAHVAHAGLILFWAGGMTLFELAHWDPAQPMYSQGLILLPHLATLGIGVGADGLVTDPYPFFVVGVLHLIASAVLGAGGVYHALLGPEVLPKGENFAGFFGYDWEDDDKMTTIIGVHLVLLGLGAWLLVAKSLFWGGLYDDSLGRVRVITDPTLNPVRIFAYLTPLLGERGMAGVSNLEDVVGGHVYVGLICILGGFWHMATRPFAWAKRVLIYSGEAYLSYSLGALAYMGILAAYFVSVNETVYPVAFYGPVGLGSDAAGVVTSRTWLATAHFVLGILFLAGHIWHAIRARAAATGFDFQKGGWVRTVDPQLGNFDTPVNGSDLTLLLLQNLPIYREGLSPMVRGLEVGMAHGYLLLGPFYKLGPLRDSELALTAGTLGAIGLVLILTVCLSIYGQVSFPKSRLVAVANTPYGSVSYPTPGIQLMAESAGSPQPIRVSAGSDELPENLRTRGGWSQFAGGFLVGGVGGVLFAYMLLSSSDVLAQVISGL
- a CDS encoding ABC transporter substrate-binding protein, whose amino-acid sequence is MPLVHRALHEGHQPLLSTEIPQLPQRLVSLTPTGFDILAELELPSLLSPGSGSYFFPDFQAIAQVKPDLILACEFPHRAWLWRLQRLAPVYLLAIGGLETACQNLIEIARLTGRVDQAQRAIDRLCGGIKRYSIQLAPLPKPTVLMMGGSWLNVLTRRLIIETEAGALGSILKDLAYYPWGVSTGSEPGIGFASLRHVLQVNPDVIFVQSYPLGPWRQTSIIQQLAKLPEWRQLRAAQSNRIFEVDPFWHQGSGTRSIRLMLKQVLPFIYPEQTFEGWM
- a CDS encoding alpha/beta fold hydrolase, which codes for MSLTLASKKSFDALFLSVSPHLKLFDQPLLKSLAKFYSIAHWEYVQTEDEPSSLDPALTLLYDYVKTFDHPIHLMGHGLSGLLALLFSHHYPQRVRSLTLLAVGGQPGITWHAHYYAQRHLFPCSREQLLAKTAQSLLASSEQWRIRSLALALRQELDTSPIPHSLLGIAAFPPNSTPVPMLVCGSADDSIVDPTALKSWQNFLKPIDQIWFCPDGRHFFHYFYPKLVALKVLDFWEKWERSSAQIQATIQDKLAK